From a single Pseudomonas sp. A34-9 genomic region:
- a CDS encoding Trm112 family protein — protein sequence MDTKLLDILACPICKGPLKLSADKTELISKGAGLAYPIRDGIPVMLESEARTLTTDERLDK from the coding sequence ATGGACACCAAATTGCTCGATATCCTCGCGTGCCCGATCTGCAAAGGCCCGCTCAAGCTCAGCGCCGACAAGACCGAGTTGATCAGCAAGGGTGCCGGTCTGGCGTACCCGATCCGCGATGGCATCCCGGTCATGCTCGAAAGCGAAGCCCGCACCCTGACCACCGACGAGCGTCTGGATAAATGA
- the lpxK gene encoding tetraacyldisaccharide 4'-kinase yields the protein MSLSDRLLAAWYQGHPALTLLRPLELLYRRVVVNKRQRFLDGEGEIYQPPVPLIVVGNITVGGTGKTPMILWLIEHCRRSGLRVGVVSRGYGAKPPQLPWRVEADQAADIAGDEPLLIVQRTGVPLMIDPDRSAAVKALLASEPLDLILSDDGMQHYRLARDLELVLIDAARGLGNKRCLPAGPLREPIERLQSVDGVLFNGATEDRDDGFAFRLQPTALVNLRSGERKTLDHFPPGQSVHAVAGIGNPQRFFNTLEALDWRAVPHAFADHAEYSVQALNFTPSLPLVMTEKDAVKCRAFAAADWWYLAVDAVPSPAFVAWFDTQLMRLLPDRLLP from the coding sequence ATGAGTCTGTCCGATCGTTTGCTCGCCGCGTGGTATCAGGGGCACCCGGCCCTGACGTTGCTGCGGCCGTTGGAGTTGTTGTACCGCCGCGTGGTGGTCAACAAACGCCAGCGCTTTCTCGACGGTGAAGGTGAGATCTATCAGCCACCGGTGCCGTTAATCGTCGTCGGCAACATCACCGTGGGTGGCACCGGCAAGACACCGATGATTCTCTGGCTGATCGAGCACTGTCGGCGTAGCGGTTTGCGCGTCGGCGTGGTCAGCCGTGGTTACGGGGCCAAACCGCCGCAACTGCCGTGGCGCGTCGAGGCCGATCAAGCCGCCGACATTGCCGGAGACGAACCGTTGCTGATCGTCCAGCGCACCGGCGTGCCGCTGATGATTGACCCCGATCGCAGCGCCGCCGTCAAAGCCTTGCTCGCCAGCGAACCGCTGGATCTGATCCTGTCGGATGACGGCATGCAGCATTATCGCCTGGCGCGAGATCTGGAACTGGTGCTCATCGATGCTGCCCGTGGTCTGGGCAACAAGCGTTGTCTGCCGGCCGGGCCCTTGCGTGAACCGATCGAGCGCCTGCAAAGCGTGGATGGTGTGCTGTTCAATGGTGCCACTGAAGATCGTGACGACGGCTTCGCTTTCCGTCTGCAACCGACGGCGCTGGTCAACCTGCGCAGCGGCGAGCGCAAAACGCTGGATCATTTTCCGCCCGGTCAGAGCGTGCACGCCGTCGCCGGGATTGGTAATCCGCAACGTTTCTTCAATACCCTCGAAGCGCTAGACTGGCGCGCAGTCCCCCATGCGTTTGCCGACCACGCTGAATACAGCGTGCAAGCCTTGAATTTCACACCGTCATTGCCGTTGGTGATGACCGAAAAGGACGCGGTGAAGTGCCGCGCTTTTGCTGCTGCCGACTGGTGGTATCTGGCGGTCGATGCCGTGCCGTCGCCGGCCTTCGTGGCCTGGTTTGACACGCAGCTGATGCGCCTGTTGCCCGATCGGCTTTTGCCTTAA
- a CDS encoding biopolymer transporter ExbD has product MKFRRKPRETIDINLASLIDVVFILLLFFVVTTTFTRETQLRVDLPEAVSGSPAEDQQLKQIDVAISAEGVFSVNNKILPKNDLATLMEAMQKESNGDTNMPLSISADGKTQHQSVITAMDAAGKLGFSHLRMTTVEAAPKS; this is encoded by the coding sequence GTGAAATTCCGTCGCAAGCCTCGGGAAACCATCGACATCAACCTCGCATCGCTGATCGATGTGGTGTTTATCCTGCTGCTGTTTTTCGTTGTGACCACCACGTTTACCCGTGAAACCCAGTTGCGCGTCGACCTGCCGGAAGCGGTCAGCGGCTCACCGGCCGAAGACCAGCAGCTCAAGCAGATTGACGTGGCCATCAGCGCCGAAGGCGTGTTTTCGGTGAACAACAAGATTCTGCCGAAGAATGATCTGGCGACCCTGATGGAAGCCATGCAGAAAGAGTCCAACGGCGACACCAACATGCCGTTGTCGATCAGTGCCGATGGCAAGACTCAGCATCAATCCGTGATCACCGCCATGGACGCGGCCGGCAAGCTCGGTTTCAGCCATCTGCGCATGACCACGGTCGAGGCGGCGCCGAAATCCTGA
- a CDS encoding MotA/TolQ/ExbB proton channel family protein, with amino-acid sequence MWELVKSGGWMMLPIILSSIAAMAIVAERLWTLRASRVTPEHLLGQVWVWIKDKQLNKEKLKELRANSPLGEILAAGLANSKHGREIMKECIEEAAARVIHELERYVNALGTIAAMSPLLGLLGTVLGMIDIFSAFTGSGMTTNASVLAGGISKALITTAAGLMVGIPAVFFHRFLQRRIDELVVGMEQEAIKLVEVVQGDRDVDLAEGRA; translated from the coding sequence GTGTGGGAATTGGTCAAATCCGGCGGCTGGATGATGTTGCCGATCATTCTGAGCTCCATCGCGGCCATGGCGATCGTCGCCGAACGCCTGTGGACCCTGCGCGCCAGTCGCGTCACCCCCGAGCATCTGCTGGGCCAGGTCTGGGTCTGGATCAAGGACAAACAGCTCAATAAAGAAAAACTCAAGGAATTGCGCGCCAATTCGCCGCTGGGGGAAATCCTCGCCGCGGGTCTGGCCAACTCCAAGCATGGTCGCGAGATCATGAAGGAGTGCATCGAAGAAGCCGCCGCCCGGGTGATTCACGAGCTCGAACGCTACGTCAATGCGCTGGGCACGATTGCCGCCATGTCGCCGTTGCTGGGGCTGCTCGGCACGGTGTTGGGCATGATCGACATTTTCAGTGCCTTCACCGGTTCAGGTATGACCACCAACGCTTCGGTATTGGCCGGCGGTATCTCCAAAGCGCTGATCACCACGGCGGCGGGCTTGATGGTCGGTATTCCGGCGGTGTTCTTCCACCGGTTCCTGCAACGCCGCATCGATGAACTGGTGGTGGGCATGGAACAGGAAGCGATCAAACTGGTTGAAGTGGTGCAGGGCGACCGTGACGTCGATCTGGCCGAGGGCCGCGCGTGA
- a CDS encoding DNA internalization-related competence protein ComEC/Rec2 has translation MRTGMMALAVGLLVAVFMPALPPVWLMLLLPVAALMLLPFRSYPLAFLLFGFTWASVGAQWALNDRLPVGLDGETRWVEGRVVGLPQNSDGVVRFELADAHSRHEKLPALMRLAWYAGPPVNSGERWRLAVKLKRPGGLLNPHAFDYEAWLLAQRVGATGTIKDGQRLTAARWAWRDSIRQRLLNVDAQGRNGALAALVLGDGSGLSREDWQILQDTGTVHLLVISGQHIGLLAAVMYWLVAGLARFGLWPLRWPWLPWACGLAFAAALGYGLLAGFDVPVRRACVMVALVLLWRLRFRHLGAWWPLLLAFNAVLLLDPLASLRPGFWLSFAAVAVLIFTFGGRLGAWRWWQTWTRAQWLIAIGLCPVLMALNLPISLSGPLANLLAVPWVSLVVLPPALLGTLLLPVPYVGEGLLWLAGGLIDLLFLALAVIAGQWPAWTAPSVPGWVWLFGSLGAVLLLLPRGVPLRPLGWPLLLLLVVPPRERLDAGLADIWQLDVGQGLAILIRTRHHALLYDAGPRFGDFDLGERVVLPALRKLSVEKLDQMLLSHADADHAGGALAIMRGLTVAHVISGDPAALPAQLGAEACESGRQWQWDGVRFELWQWVDARDSNQRSCVLQIEANGERLLLTGDIDTHAERLLLDSPLAVPTHWLQSPHHGSRSSSSMALLKVLKPESVLISRGHGNSFGHPHPTVLARYHKLGLRIYDSAEQGAIHLQLGTFKAPRTMRHQRRFWRDPPALAR, from the coding sequence ATGCGCACAGGGATGATGGCGCTCGCAGTCGGTCTGCTGGTCGCGGTTTTTATGCCGGCATTACCGCCGGTCTGGTTGATGCTGTTGTTGCCGGTGGCGGCTTTGATGCTGCTGCCGTTTCGCAGCTATCCCTTGGCGTTTTTGCTGTTTGGCTTCACGTGGGCCAGCGTCGGTGCGCAATGGGCGTTGAATGATCGTTTGCCGGTCGGGCTGGATGGCGAAACCCGCTGGGTTGAAGGGCGGGTCGTCGGCTTGCCGCAGAACAGCGACGGCGTGGTGCGCTTCGAATTGGCCGATGCGCACTCACGGCACGAAAAACTGCCGGCGCTGATGCGACTCGCCTGGTACGCCGGGCCGCCGGTCAACAGCGGCGAGCGTTGGCGATTAGCGGTCAAGCTCAAGCGCCCGGGTGGTTTGCTCAATCCGCACGCTTTCGATTACGAAGCGTGGCTGTTGGCGCAACGCGTCGGCGCGACCGGCACGATCAAGGATGGCCAGCGCCTGACCGCCGCGCGCTGGGCCTGGCGCGACAGCATTCGCCAGCGTTTGCTGAATGTGGATGCGCAGGGGCGAAATGGCGCATTGGCCGCGCTGGTGCTGGGCGATGGCTCGGGGCTCAGTCGCGAGGACTGGCAGATTCTGCAAGACACCGGCACCGTGCACTTGCTGGTGATTTCCGGCCAGCACATTGGTTTGCTGGCGGCGGTGATGTATTGGCTGGTCGCAGGGTTGGCGCGATTTGGCCTGTGGCCTTTGCGTTGGCCGTGGCTGCCATGGGCCTGTGGGCTGGCGTTCGCGGCGGCATTGGGTTATGGCCTGCTTGCCGGGTTCGATGTGCCGGTGCGGCGGGCCTGCGTGATGGTCGCGCTGGTGCTGTTATGGCGTCTGCGTTTTCGCCATCTCGGCGCCTGGTGGCCGTTGTTGCTGGCGTTCAATGCCGTGCTTTTGCTCGACCCCTTGGCGAGCCTGCGCCCAGGTTTCTGGTTGTCCTTTGCGGCGGTTGCGGTGCTGATCTTCACATTTGGCGGTCGGCTGGGCGCGTGGCGCTGGTGGCAAACCTGGACGCGGGCGCAGTGGTTGATTGCCATCGGTCTGTGCCCGGTGTTAATGGCACTGAATCTGCCGATCAGTCTTAGCGGGCCATTGGCCAACCTGTTGGCGGTGCCTTGGGTGAGTCTCGTGGTGTTGCCACCGGCATTGCTCGGAACGTTGCTGTTGCCGGTGCCGTATGTCGGTGAAGGCCTTTTGTGGCTGGCCGGCGGTTTGATTGATCTGCTGTTTCTCGCGTTGGCCGTGATTGCCGGGCAGTGGCCGGCATGGACTGCCCCCTCTGTGCCGGGCTGGGTCTGGTTGTTCGGCAGCCTCGGCGCTGTGTTGTTGCTGTTGCCGCGCGGTGTGCCCCTGCGGCCACTGGGCTGGCCATTGTTGTTGCTACTAGTGGTGCCACCACGCGAACGGCTGGATGCAGGCCTGGCCGATATCTGGCAGCTCGATGTCGGCCAAGGCCTGGCCATTTTGATTCGTACCCGCCATCACGCGTTGCTCTATGACGCGGGGCCACGCTTTGGCGATTTCGATCTCGGCGAACGGGTGGTGCTGCCCGCGTTGCGCAAGCTCAGTGTGGAAAAACTCGATCAGATGCTGCTGAGCCATGCGGACGCCGATCACGCGGGTGGCGCTCTGGCGATCATGCGCGGTTTGACCGTCGCTCATGTGATCAGCGGTGATCCGGCGGCGCTGCCCGCGCAATTGGGCGCCGAAGCCTGCGAAAGCGGCCGACAATGGCAGTGGGACGGCGTGCGTTTTGAGCTCTGGCAGTGGGTGGATGCTCGCGACAGCAATCAGCGTTCGTGCGTGTTGCAGATCGAGGCCAATGGCGAGCGCCTGCTGCTGACCGGCGATATCGACACCCACGCCGAACGCTTGCTGCTCGACAGTCCACTGGCTGTGCCGACGCACTGGCTGCAGTCGCCCCATCACGGCAGCCGCAGTTCATCGTCTATGGCGCTGCTCAAGGTCTTGAAGCCTGAGTCCGTGCTGATCTCGCGAGGCCATGGCAACTCTTTTGGCCATCCGCACCCGACCGTGCTGGCGCGTTATCACAAACTGGGCCTGCGCATTTACGACAGCGCCGAGCAGGGTGCCATTCATCTGCAACTGGGTACCTTCAAGGCGCCGCGCACGATGCGTCATCAACGGCGTTTCTGGCGTGATCCGCCCGCGCTGGCCCGTTGA
- a CDS encoding DUF2062 domain-containing protein, which yields MPRRLFKRYMPDPTNIREHKSLRFLGKLLHDPNLWHLNRHSVARAMAVGLFAAFLPIPAQMLVAAALAIAVRGNMPIAVSLVWLTNPITMPAVFFCTYQAGAWLMDVPARHLPDELTWEWISGELSTLWQPFLLGSVVVGLVLGALAYFAVMMYWRWWVARQWARRKKNRMR from the coding sequence ATGCCCCGGCGCTTATTCAAACGTTACATGCCCGACCCGACGAACATCAGGGAACACAAATCCTTACGCTTTCTCGGCAAGTTGCTGCATGACCCGAACCTCTGGCACCTCAATCGCCACTCGGTCGCCCGGGCGATGGCTGTCGGCTTGTTCGCCGCGTTCCTGCCGATCCCGGCGCAGATGCTGGTCGCGGCCGCGCTGGCGATCGCCGTGCGAGGCAACATGCCGATTGCCGTCAGCCTGGTCTGGCTGACTAATCCGATCACCATGCCGGCGGTGTTCTTCTGCACCTATCAAGCGGGCGCCTGGTTGATGGACGTGCCCGCACGGCATCTGCCCGATGAGTTGACCTGGGAGTGGATCAGCGGCGAGTTGTCGACGTTGTGGCAGCCGTTTTTGCTGGGCTCGGTGGTGGTGGGACTGGTACTCGGCGCCCTCGCCTACTTCGCGGTGATGATGTATTGGCGCTGGTGGGTGGCGCGCCAATGGGCGCGGCGCAAGAAAAACCGCATGCGCTGA
- a CDS encoding ABC transporter permease — translation MSSEFRPNLVALQTIVYREVKRFTRIWPQTLLPPAITMVLYFVIFGNLIGRQIGDMGGFTYMEYIVPGLIMMSVITNSYGNVVSSFFGSKFQRSIEELMVSPVSPHTILIGFTIGGVLRGLMVGVIVTILSLFFTHLQVHHLGVTILVVVLTATIFSLLGFINAVFARNFDDISIIPTFVLTPLTYLGGVFYSITLLPPFWQTVSLANPVLHMVNAFRYGILGVSDIKIGIAITFMLVATVVLYLGCARLLVSGRGMRT, via the coding sequence ATGAGTTCCGAATTCCGTCCCAATCTCGTCGCCCTTCAGACCATCGTTTACCGCGAGGTCAAACGCTTCACGCGGATCTGGCCGCAGACGTTGCTGCCGCCGGCAATCACCATGGTTCTGTACTTCGTGATCTTCGGCAATCTGATCGGTCGGCAGATTGGCGACATGGGTGGCTTCACGTACATGGAGTACATCGTGCCGGGCCTGATCATGATGTCGGTGATCACCAACTCCTACGGCAACGTGGTCTCGAGTTTCTTCGGCAGCAAGTTCCAGCGTTCTATCGAGGAATTGATGGTCTCGCCGGTGTCGCCGCACACGATTCTGATCGGCTTCACCATTGGCGGCGTGTTGCGTGGGCTGATGGTGGGCGTGATCGTGACGATTCTGTCGCTGTTCTTCACGCATTTGCAGGTGCATCACCTCGGTGTGACCATCCTCGTGGTGGTACTGACAGCAACGATCTTTTCGCTGCTGGGCTTCATCAACGCGGTGTTTGCGCGCAATTTCGATGATATTTCGATCATCCCGACCTTTGTGCTGACGCCGTTGACGTACCTGGGAGGGGTGTTCTACTCGATCACGTTGCTGCCGCCGTTCTGGCAGACCGTGTCGCTGGCCAACCCGGTGTTGCACATGGTCAATGCGTTCCGTTACGGCATTCTGGGTGTGTCGGATATCAAGATCGGCATCGCGATCACCTTTATGCTGGTGGCGACGGTGGTGCTGTATCTGGGCTGTGCACGGCTGCTGGTGAGTGGGCGCGGGATGCGTACCTGA
- a CDS encoding ABC transporter ATP-binding protein yields the protein MSSALSIRQLTKTYGNGFQALSGIDLDVAEGDFFALLGPNGAGKSTTIGILSTLVNKTSGTVNIFGHDLDKNPAQLKRSIGVVPQEFNFNQFEKTFDIVVTQAGYYGIPAKIAKERAEQYLTQLGLWDKRDVPSRSLSGGMKRRLMIARALVHEPRLLILDEPTAGVDIELRRSMWTFLTELNQKGITIILTTHYLEEAEQLCRNIGIIDHGTIVENTSMKQLLGQLHVETFLLDLKNDLNAAPPLLGYPARLIDSHTLEVQVDKSMGITALFTQLAQQNIEVLSLRNKTNRLEELFVSLVEKNLSKVAV from the coding sequence ATGAGTTCCGCTCTGTCCATCCGGCAGCTAACCAAAACCTACGGCAACGGGTTCCAGGCCTTGAGTGGTATCGATCTGGACGTCGCCGAAGGTGACTTTTTCGCCTTGCTCGGCCCCAACGGTGCCGGCAAATCCACGACCATCGGCATTCTCTCGACCCTGGTGAACAAGACCAGCGGCACGGTGAACATTTTCGGCCATGACCTGGACAAAAATCCTGCGCAGCTCAAGCGCTCGATCGGCGTGGTGCCCCAGGAATTCAACTTCAACCAGTTTGAAAAGACCTTCGACATCGTCGTGACCCAGGCCGGTTACTACGGCATTCCGGCGAAGATCGCCAAGGAACGCGCCGAGCAGTACCTGACCCAGCTCGGCCTGTGGGACAAGCGCGATGTGCCGTCGCGCTCGCTCTCCGGCGGCATGAAGCGGCGCTTGATGATTGCCCGTGCGCTGGTGCACGAACCGCGTTTGTTGATCCTCGATGAGCCGACCGCAGGCGTCGACATCGAGCTGCGCCGTTCGATGTGGACGTTCCTCACCGAACTGAACCAGAAAGGCATCACCATCATCCTCACCACGCACTATCTGGAAGAGGCCGAGCAGCTGTGCCGCAACATCGGCATCATCGACCACGGCACCATCGTCGAGAACACCAGCATGAAACAATTGCTGGGTCAGTTGCACGTGGAAACCTTCCTGCTGGACCTGAAAAACGACTTGAACGCCGCGCCGCCATTGCTCGGCTACCCGGCCCGGTTGATCGACAGCCATACCCTGGAAGTCCAGGTCGACAAATCCATGGGCATCACGGCGTTGTTCACCCAATTGGCGCAGCAGAACATCGAAGTGCTGAGTCTGCGTAACAAAACCAATCGCCTCGAGGAGCTGTTCGTGTCCCTGGTGGAAAAAAATCTGTCGAAGGTGGCGGTATGA
- a CDS encoding glutathione S-transferase produces MLKIWGRKNSSNVRKPLWAAEELGLAYEAIDAGGAFGVVDTPEYRAMNPNGRVPVIEDDGFVLWESNAIVRYLLARHAPDSHWYSTDPRARAVADKWMDWTTSSFAGPFRTVFWGVLRTPADKQDWTAINAAIKECNELLSMADHALASQPYLSGQEIGMGDIPLGSFIYAWFEMPIERAPHTHLQAWYERLKQRPAYQKAVMTALT; encoded by the coding sequence ATGCTGAAGATCTGGGGACGGAAAAACTCATCGAATGTCAGGAAGCCATTGTGGGCCGCCGAGGAACTCGGCCTGGCCTACGAGGCAATTGATGCCGGCGGCGCATTCGGCGTTGTCGACACTCCCGAGTACCGGGCGATGAACCCGAACGGTCGGGTGCCGGTGATCGAAGACGACGGTTTTGTGTTGTGGGAGTCCAACGCCATCGTCCGCTATCTGCTGGCCAGACATGCGCCCGACAGCCACTGGTATTCGACGGATCCGCGAGCCCGCGCCGTCGCTGATAAATGGATGGACTGGACCACGTCGAGTTTTGCCGGGCCTTTCCGCACCGTTTTCTGGGGTGTCCTGCGCACGCCGGCGGACAAGCAGGACTGGACGGCCATCAACGCCGCGATCAAGGAGTGCAACGAGCTGCTGAGCATGGCCGACCATGCCTTGGCCAGTCAGCCTTATCTCTCCGGGCAAGAGATCGGCATGGGCGATATTCCGTTGGGCAGTTTCATTTATGCCTGGTTCGAGATGCCCATCGAACGCGCGCCACATACGCATCTGCAAGCCTGGTACGAGCGCTTGAAGCAGCGTCCGGCTTACCAGAAAGCGGTGATGACCGCGTTGACTTAA
- a CDS encoding transglutaminase family protein — MHEYLSPGRFIDSDHPAVVEFAELHRGSSRDPLKQAISLYYAVREAVRYNPYTFSRDPQTLRGSYALATGESYCVPKATLLAGCARHCGIPARIGLADVRNHLSTPRLLELLKSDMFAMHGYTELYLNGRWVKATPAFNQKLCELFNVAPLEFDGINDSVFHPYNRDGAQLMEYLVDHGQFADVPETFFFEHLQKCYPHLFTDQQPQLLGDMQSDLSRT, encoded by the coding sequence ATGCACGAGTATCTGAGTCCCGGCCGCTTCATCGATAGTGACCACCCGGCCGTGGTGGAGTTCGCCGAACTGCATCGGGGGAGCAGTCGCGATCCGCTCAAGCAGGCGATCAGTCTTTATTACGCCGTGCGCGAGGCGGTGCGCTACAACCCGTACACCTTCAGCCGCGATCCGCAGACCTTGCGCGGCAGCTATGCGCTGGCGACGGGGGAAAGTTATTGCGTGCCCAAGGCCACACTGCTCGCCGGTTGTGCGCGGCATTGCGGGATCCCCGCGCGCATTGGACTGGCCGATGTGCGCAATCACCTGTCGACCCCGCGCCTGCTCGAGTTGCTGAAAAGTGACATGTTCGCCATGCACGGTTACACCGAGCTGTACCTCAATGGACGCTGGGTCAAAGCCACGCCGGCGTTCAATCAGAAGCTTTGCGAGTTGTTCAACGTCGCCCCGCTGGAATTCGACGGCATCAACGACAGCGTTTTCCACCCCTATAACCGTGACGGTGCGCAGTTGATGGAGTATCTGGTCGACCATGGGCAATTCGCCGATGTGCCGGAAACCTTCTTCTTCGAACATCTGCAAAAGTGCTATCCGCATCTGTTCACCGACCAGCAGCCGCAATTGCTGGGCGATATGCAGAGTGATTTGAGCCGTACCTGA
- a CDS encoding acyl-CoA dehydrogenase — protein sequence MLLLWILVLIVGVAYLAHRRISPLPALGIVAVYLLAMGIFSHAPGWLLAVLWILLAVVAAPLLLPDLRRKHFTAPLFNWFQKTLPPMSQTERDAIDAGTVWWDGELFSGRPDWDKLLAYPKAQLSDEEQAFIDGPTEELCAMVTDWQIGQSMDLPPQAWTHIKEHGFFALIIPKEFGGKGFSAYAHSQVAMKLATRSGDLASTVMVPNSLGPAELLLHYGTDEQRNHYLPRLARGDDIPCFALTGPLAGSDAGAMPDTGIICKGQWEGQEVLGLRLNWEKRYITLGPVATLLGLAFKAYDPEHLLGDKEDLGISLALIPTDTAGVEIGRRHLPLGAAFMNGPNSGKDVFIPLDFLIGGQEMLGKGWMMLMNCLSVGRSISLPAVGTGAAKFTSLVTGQYAQIREQFNVPLSAFEGIQEAMARIGGNAWMMDAARMLTANAVDLGEKPSVLSAILKYHLTERGRECISHAMDVHGGKAIIMGPNNYLGRSWNGAPIFITVEGANILSRNLMIFGQGAIRCHPFVLKEMALAGREDKDQALKEFDGLLLKHIGFAVSNAASTLVLNLGFGHFEHAPGDKISQGYFRALNRQAAAFAMLADFSMMLLGGELKRRERLSARLGDVLSNLYLASAALKRYHDLDSPAYMEPLFRWAMEESLGQSERALDELLRNFPNKVFGCLLRGIVFPFGRRHKGPSDKLGAEVAGVIGRAKGDPALEELLAGCYRPQSADDAVGALQHASDLLNAAQPLHKKLHTSLKSGQVKPVAGEHAIDAALEAGVLQPVEAQSLRDAEAARRKVIDVDDFDKEELKQAEGKVR from the coding sequence ATGCTGTTGTTGTGGATACTGGTTTTGATCGTTGGCGTGGCGTATCTGGCCCACCGGCGTATTTCCCCTCTGCCTGCTTTGGGCATCGTGGCCGTCTACCTGCTGGCGATGGGCATTTTCAGTCATGCGCCGGGCTGGTTATTGGCGGTGTTGTGGATCTTGCTGGCGGTGGTCGCCGCACCGCTGCTGCTGCCTGACCTGCGCCGCAAACATTTCACTGCGCCGCTGTTCAACTGGTTCCAGAAAACCCTGCCGCCGATGTCGCAGACCGAACGCGACGCGATCGACGCCGGCACCGTGTGGTGGGACGGCGAGTTGTTCAGCGGCCGTCCGGACTGGGACAAACTGCTGGCCTATCCCAAGGCGCAATTGAGCGACGAGGAACAAGCCTTCATCGACGGCCCGACCGAGGAGCTTTGCGCGATGGTCACAGACTGGCAGATCGGCCAGTCGATGGACCTGCCACCGCAAGCCTGGACGCACATCAAGGAGCACGGTTTCTTCGCCCTGATCATCCCGAAAGAATTCGGTGGCAAGGGCTTCTCGGCTTACGCGCACTCGCAAGTGGCGATGAAACTGGCCACCCGCAGCGGTGACCTCGCCTCCACCGTGATGGTGCCGAACTCCCTCGGCCCGGCCGAACTGCTGCTGCATTACGGCACCGACGAACAACGCAATCACTACTTGCCACGCCTGGCCCGTGGCGACGACATCCCGTGTTTCGCCCTCACCGGCCCGCTCGCCGGCTCCGATGCCGGCGCGATGCCCGACACCGGGATCATCTGCAAAGGTCAATGGGAAGGTCAGGAAGTACTGGGCCTGCGCCTGAACTGGGAAAAGCGTTACATCACCCTCGGCCCCGTGGCCACCCTCCTCGGCCTGGCCTTCAAGGCTTATGACCCGGAACATCTGCTGGGCGACAAGGAAGACCTTGGCATCAGTCTGGCTCTGATCCCGACCGACACCGCCGGCGTGGAGATCGGCCGTCGGCACCTGCCACTGGGCGCGGCGTTTATGAACGGCCCCAACTCCGGCAAGGACGTGTTTATCCCGCTGGACTTCCTCATCGGCGGTCAGGAGATGCTCGGCAAAGGCTGGATGATGCTGATGAACTGCCTGTCGGTCGGCCGTTCGATTTCGTTGCCGGCAGTCGGAACCGGCGCGGCCAAGTTCACCAGCCTGGTCACCGGGCAATACGCGCAGATTCGTGAACAATTCAATGTGCCCCTTTCTGCGTTCGAAGGTATTCAGGAGGCCATGGCGCGCATCGGCGGCAACGCGTGGATGATGGACGCGGCACGCATGCTCACCGCCAACGCGGTGGATCTGGGCGAAAAACCGTCGGTGCTGTCGGCGATCCTCAAGTATCACCTCACCGAACGCGGCCGCGAGTGCATCAGCCATGCCATGGATGTGCACGGTGGCAAAGCGATCATCATGGGCCCGAACAACTACCTGGGGCGCAGCTGGAACGGTGCGCCGATCTTCATCACCGTGGAAGGCGCGAACATTCTGTCGCGCAACCTGATGATCTTCGGTCAGGGTGCGATTCGCTGTCATCCGTTTGTGCTGAAGGAGATGGCCCTGGCCGGTCGTGAAGACAAGGATCAGGCGCTGAAAGAGTTCGATGGCCTGCTGCTCAAACACATCGGTTTCGCTGTGAGTAACGCTGCCAGCACGCTGGTGCTGAATCTCGGCTTCGGCCACTTTGAACATGCGCCGGGCGACAAGATCAGCCAGGGCTACTTCCGTGCACTCAACCGTCAGGCTGCGGCGTTTGCCATGCTCGCCGACTTCAGCATGATGTTGCTGGGGGGCGAACTGAAGCGCCGCGAGCGCTTGTCGGCACGCTTGGGTGATGTGCTGAGCAACCTGTATCTGGCCTCTGCCGCGCTCAAGCGTTATCACGACCTGGATTCGCCGGCCTACATGGAACCGCTGTTCAGATGGGCGATGGAAGAAAGCCTCGGCCAATCGGAACGGGCGCTGGATGAATTGCTGCGCAACTTCCCGAACAAGGTATTCGGCTGCCTGCTGCGAGGCATCGTGTTTCCGTTCGGTCGTCGCCACAAAGGCCCGTCGGACAAACTCGGTGCCGAAGTGGCTGGGGTCATTGGTCGCGCCAAGGGTGATCCGGCGCTGGAAGAACTGCTTGCCGGTTGCTATCGCCCGCAGTCTGCAGACGATGCGGTCGGCGCATTGCAACACGCCAGCGATCTGCTGAATGCCGCGCAGCCGCTGCACAAAAAACTGCACACGTCGCTGAAAAGCGGTCAGGTCAAACCGGTCGCGGGCGAACACGCCATTGATGCAGCGCTGGAAGCCGGGGTGTTGCAACCGGTGGAGGCGCAGAGCTTGCGCGATGCCGAAGCGGCGCGACGCAAGGTGATCGATGTCGATGATTTCGACAAAGAGGAACTGAAACAGGCAGAGGGCAAAGTCCGCTGA